In the Bacillus sp. FJAT-42376 genome, AACGAACCGGGTGGTGAAGGAAGATGGGAGGGAAAGGCCATGAAGAGAGCAAGAGTTGCCTATGCCGGCGGCCTTCATGAAGCCGTTGAAGAAAATGGACGGCTTAAGCTCGATGACGGGCGCTTTGCGGAGGAGAGCGAAGTTGTGTGGCTTCCGCCTGTAGAGCCCCGGACTTGTTTTGCACTTGGACTGAATTATGCGGACCATGCAAAGGAACTCGCATTTAATGCCCCGGCTGAGCCCCTTATTTTTCTGAAGGGACCGAATGCCTTTACCGGCCATAAAGGATATTCAAGGCGGCCCGCCGGAGTGAAAAATATGCATTATGAATGCGAGCTTGCGGTTGTGATCGGCAAAGAAGCCAGAAGGATAAAAAAGCAGGATGCCTATCAATATGTGAAAGGGTATACGGTGGCAAATGATTATGCCATCCGTGACTATCTGGAAAACTATTACCGGCCGAACCTCCGTGTCAAAAACAGGGATGGCTGCACGCCGATCGGTCCCTGGCTTGTGGATGCTGCCGATGTGCCCGATCCGATGAATCTCAAGCTATTAACCTATGTAAATGGAGAGCTGATCCAGTCCGGCAGCACAAGGGACATGGTATTTGATATTCCATCACTGATTGAATACATTAGCAGCTTTATGACCCTGAACGAAAACGACATTATTTTAACGGGTACGCCGG is a window encoding:
- a CDS encoding fumarylacetoacetate hydrolase family protein, whose amino-acid sequence is MKRARVAYAGGLHEAVEENGRLKLDDGRFAEESEVVWLPPVEPRTCFALGLNYADHAKELAFNAPAEPLIFLKGPNAFTGHKGYSRRPAGVKNMHYECELAVVIGKEARRIKKQDAYQYVKGYTVANDYAIRDYLENYYRPNLRVKNRDGCTPIGPWLVDAADVPDPMNLKLLTYVNGELIQSGSTRDMVFDIPSLIEYISSFMTLNENDIILTGTPEGLKDTVPGDVVITEIEGIGRLENTIAGDAEFGIPVKEDAHASHHR